In one window of Mercurialis annua linkage group LG4, ddMerAnnu1.2, whole genome shotgun sequence DNA:
- the LOC126677869 gene encoding protein trichome birefringence, with the protein MADAAATKQQQHLSINGGSLMSELKSQFSFLKNRRTVAVAYGFMFAFVAFTVFLAFNPSPNSYAPWFSNIFTITYSDSYRSQDSSFFSHFLPNNTDKITNSSSSAQNSTSRSNEVKNPSANVQNQTQIPAVDSVNPAVLHANQSSTSIANNSSIKIPPTSKNSSEDQALKLNQTTITAPTSPVIANQAANSSVNSPVQAANSSVNSPVQTANSSVNSPAQTANSSVNSPAQMNKSANADEGVTVKQKKETGKLNYTGASPVKQPSNGIDDLVKKMVNCDLFDGEWVKDDSYPLYKPGSCSFIDEQFNCIRNGRPDKNYQKYKWKPKGCSVPRLNPAHMLKMLKGKRLVFVGDSLNRNMWESLVCMLKGAAKDPSKVFEANGRVHFRGEFSYSFIFKDYDCTVEFFVSPFLVQEWEMPDKDGTKKETLRLDLVGRSSDQYKNADIIVFNTGHWWTHEKTAKGKDYYQEGSHVYNDLNVLEAFRKALTTWARWVDANINPMKSQVFFRGYSASHFSGGQWNSGGACDNEVEPIKNATYLQEYPSKMLVLEKVLRGMKNHVTYLNVTQMTDYRKDGHPSIYRKPNVKSPLLYQDCSHWCLPGVPDAWNEILYAELLLNEYQKRQVQKRQR; encoded by the exons ATGGCTGATGCAGCAGCCACAAAGCAGCAGCAGCACTTGTCTATCAATGGCGGAAGTTTAATGTCCGAGTTGAAAAGCCAATTTTCTTTTCTGAAAAATAGAAGAACAGTGGCGGTTGCTTATGGGTTTATGTTTGCTTTTGTTGCTTTTACTGTTTTTTTAGCGTTTAATCCGTCTCCGAACTCGTATGCTCCTTggttttctaatatttttacaattacTTACTCTGATTCTTATAGATCTCAAGACTCTTCTTTTTTCTCCCATTTTTTGCCCAATAATACCGACAAAATTACCAATTCCTCATCATCTGCACAAAACAGTACCTCGAGATCTAATGAAGTGAAAAACCCATCAGCTAATGttcaaaatcaaactcaaattccAGCCGTTGATTCTGTTAACCCTGCAGTTTTGCATGCAAATCAGTCTTCGACTTCAATTGCCAATAATAGTAGTATTAAAATACCACCCACCAGTAAAAATTCAAGTGAAGATCAAGCTCTGAAGCTGAATCAAACAACAATTACAGCACCCACTAGTCCGGTGATAGCGAATCAGGCAGCGAACTCTTCGGTAAATTCGCCTGTGCAGGCAGCGAATTCGTCGGTAAATTCGCCGGTGCAGACAGCGAATTCGTCTGTAAATTCGCCGGCGCAGACAGCAAATTCTTCTGTAAATTCGCCAGCGCAAATGAATAAGAGTGCGAATGCGGATGAAGGGGTTACGGTGAAGCAGAAGAAGGAGACGGGGAAGTTAAATTACACGGGTGCTTCGCCGGTGAAGCAACCGAGTAATGGAATTGATGATTTGGTGAAGAAGATGGTGAATTGTGATTTGTTTGATGGAGAATGGGTAAAGGATGATTCTTATCCACTTTATAAACCTGGGTCTTGTTCATTTATTGATGAGCAGTTTAACTGTATTCGGAATGGTAGACCTGATAAAAATTACCAGAAATATAAGTGGAAGCCTAAGGGTTGCTCTGTGCCAAG GCTAAATCCTGCACATATGTTGAAGATGTTGAAAGGGAAACGCCTTGTTTTTGTGGGTGATTCACTCAATAGGAATATGTGGGAATCTCTAGTTTGTATGCTTAAAGGCGCGGCGAAAGATCCGAGCAAGGTTTTTGAAGCCAATGGAAGAGTTCATTTTAGAGGGGAATTTTCATATTCCTTCATATTTAAA GATTATGACTGCACTGTGGAATTCTTTGTATCTCCTTTCTTAGTTCAAGAATGGGAAATGCCTGATAAAGATGGAACTAAGAAAGAAACGCTACGGCTTGATTTGGTCGGGAGGTCGTCCGATCAATATAAAAATGCAGATATTATTGTCTTCAATACTGGTCATTGGTGGACTCATGAGAAGACTGCTAAAGG GAAAGATTATTACCAAGAAGGAAGTCATGTATACAACGATTTGAATGTTTTGGAGGCGTTTCGAAAAGCATTAACTACTTGGGCTAGATGGGTTGATGCCAATATTAATCCTATGAagtctcaagtctttttcaGAGGATATTCTGCTTCTCATTTCAG CGGTGGGCAATGGAATTCTGGAGGGGCGTGTGATAATGAAGTTGAGCCAATCAAGAACGCAACATATCTGCAGGAGTATCCGTCGAAGATGTTGGTGCTAGAGAAGGTTCTTAGAGGAATGAAGAACCATGTCACGTACCTAAATGTTACGCAAATGACGGATTACCGAAAAGATGGTCATCCTTCGATTTACAGGAAGCCGAATGTAAAATCACCACTACTATACCAAGACTGCAGCCATTGGTGTCTTCCTGGTGTGCCGGATGCTTGGAATGAAATTCTTTACGCTGAGCTTTTATTAAACGAGTATCAAAAGCGACAAGTGCAGAAACGACAGAGGTAA